The proteins below come from a single Halobacteriovorax sp. GB3 genomic window:
- the cheB gene encoding chemotaxis-specific protein-glutamate methyltransferase CheB: protein MIVDDSIVYRSAISQALNDVPEVEVFKAVSNGKIAIDFLKQNPDIDLITLDLEMPVMDGIETLKNIRAFNRDVNIIVFSSFTTRGAEKTIDALSAGADDFVPKVEGGNSIEESIEMIKKELVHKIKAFASRTTKRSEVKKIIQQVSTAERQDTSSSLEDIVGSMTVKPKLVCIGCSTGGPEALSKIFRGLNKKPNYPILLVQHMPPMFTEKLASMLDKISPVDVVEAKEGMKVENGMCYVAPGDYHMTIDKNMIVKLNQDEKVCFVRPAVDVLFESVAKNYNDQVLSIILTGMGEDGARGCRALSDKGAYQFIQDKESSIVWGMPGAVSRTGIDVKTLTLDSFSSLLNKVTERI, encoded by the coding sequence ATGATCGTTGACGATTCAATTGTATACCGCTCGGCTATTTCTCAGGCACTTAATGATGTGCCTGAGGTCGAGGTATTTAAAGCAGTTAGCAATGGTAAAATTGCAATCGATTTTTTAAAGCAAAATCCAGATATCGATCTGATTACGCTTGATTTAGAGATGCCTGTAATGGATGGAATTGAGACATTGAAGAATATTCGTGCTTTTAACAGAGATGTGAATATTATTGTCTTTTCTTCTTTTACGACAAGGGGTGCGGAAAAAACGATCGATGCTCTAAGTGCTGGTGCCGATGACTTTGTTCCTAAGGTTGAAGGCGGAAATAGTATTGAAGAAAGTATTGAGATGATCAAAAAGGAACTTGTTCATAAGATCAAAGCCTTTGCTTCTCGTACAACGAAGCGATCAGAAGTTAAGAAAATCATACAACAAGTTAGTACTGCTGAGAGGCAAGATACAAGTTCTTCATTGGAGGATATTGTTGGCTCAATGACTGTAAAACCAAAACTTGTTTGTATTGGATGCTCAACAGGTGGTCCTGAAGCACTTTCTAAAATTTTTAGAGGATTAAATAAAAAACCAAATTATCCAATTTTGCTTGTTCAACATATGCCGCCTATGTTTACAGAAAAGCTTGCAAGTATGTTAGATAAAATCTCTCCAGTGGATGTCGTTGAAGCAAAAGAAGGGATGAAAGTTGAAAATGGTATGTGTTATGTTGCCCCTGGTGATTATCATATGACAATTGATAAGAATATGATCGTTAAGCTCAATCAAGATGAAAAAGTCTGTTTTGTTAGACCAGCGGTAGATGTCCTTTTTGAGTCTGTTGCTAAAAACTATAATGACCAAGTCCTATCAATCATTCTAACAGGAATGGGTGAGGATGGTGCAAGAGGTTGTCGAGCACTTTCAGATAAAGGCGCATATCAATTTATTCAAGATAAAGAGAGTTCTATCGTTTGGGGAATGCCTGGGGCGGTTTCAAGAACTGGGATTGATGTAAAAACACTTACGCTTGATAGTTTTTCATCCTTGTTAAATAAAGTAACGGAGAGGATATAG
- a CDS encoding methyl-accepting chemotaxis protein: MNKVNLNPVDSGNEAKINFGSMIDLSPINTMMATPEGILTYMNENSKKTLRTLEQFLPDKVENLIGKSIDWFHQNPEVQRRIIGNPNNLPHKAIITVGPEKLDLLVSPIKDDQGNYLGPMVTWDVVTKKLEGEETMARMSQMVDKSPINTMMATPEGVLMYMNESSRRTLKTLEQFLPDSVENLMGQSIDILHKNPEVQRKIIANPNNLPHRAIIGVGPEKLNLLVSPIVDNNGNYLGPMVTWEVISDKLKLVEELTGSADELTGASENLLKISNSLSAGAEETSAQANTASSASEEVNAGVQTVASSMEEMVAAIKEITKTTNEASNMSNDAMKMAKETNSIINQLGESSMDIGNVIKVISSIAQQTNLLALNATIEAARAGEAGKGFAVVANEVKELAKQTAKATSDITKKIETIQADSKNAVNAIGEISTAIEKVNGYAGNIAASVEEQAATTNEVTRIVTESAEGVRQINENISQVSEAASVTGKDALSAQDAAKKLSSMADLLQGYVEKLKVD; the protein is encoded by the coding sequence ATGAACAAGGTAAACCTAAACCCTGTAGACAGTGGAAATGAAGCTAAGATTAACTTTGGATCAATGATAGATTTGTCGCCAATCAATACGATGATGGCTACTCCCGAAGGTATTCTTACTTACATGAATGAAAATTCAAAGAAGACGTTAAGAACTCTCGAACAATTTCTTCCTGATAAGGTTGAAAACCTAATCGGTAAGAGTATTGATTGGTTTCATCAAAATCCAGAAGTTCAAAGACGCATTATTGGAAACCCAAACAACCTTCCACATAAAGCTATTATTACTGTCGGTCCGGAAAAATTAGATCTGCTTGTATCACCAATTAAAGATGATCAAGGAAATTATCTAGGGCCAATGGTTACATGGGATGTTGTTACTAAAAAACTAGAGGGTGAAGAGACAATGGCGCGAATGAGCCAGATGGTAGATAAATCACCAATTAATACAATGATGGCTACACCAGAAGGTGTTCTTATGTATATGAATGAAAGTTCAAGAAGAACACTTAAAACTTTAGAGCAGTTTCTACCTGATTCTGTAGAAAATTTAATGGGTCAGAGTATTGATATACTTCATAAAAATCCTGAGGTTCAAAGAAAAATTATCGCCAATCCTAATAACCTTCCACATAGAGCGATCATTGGAGTTGGACCTGAGAAATTAAATCTTCTGGTATCTCCAATTGTTGATAATAATGGAAATTATCTAGGGCCTATGGTTACTTGGGAAGTTATTAGTGACAAATTAAAGCTTGTTGAAGAACTTACTGGAAGTGCTGACGAGCTTACTGGTGCATCTGAAAATCTTCTTAAAATTTCAAATAGTCTTTCTGCAGGAGCTGAAGAAACTTCTGCCCAGGCCAATACTGCAAGCTCAGCTTCAGAAGAGGTTAATGCCGGTGTTCAAACTGTTGCTTCAAGTATGGAAGAAATGGTTGCTGCAATTAAGGAAATTACGAAGACTACAAATGAAGCTTCTAATATGTCTAATGATGCGATGAAAATGGCAAAAGAAACAAATTCAATTATCAACCAGCTAGGTGAGTCTAGTATGGATATTGGAAATGTTATCAAAGTTATTTCTTCAATCGCTCAACAAACGAACCTTCTTGCTCTAAACGCAACAATTGAAGCGGCAAGAGCTGGAGAAGCAGGTAAGGGATTTGCCGTTGTTGCCAATGAAGTTAAAGAGCTTGCAAAGCAAACAGCAAAAGCAACATCTGATATTACAAAGAAAATTGAAACAATTCAGGCTGACTCTAAGAATGCAGTAAATGCAATCGGTGAAATCTCAACTGCTATTGAAAAAGTAAACGGATATGCAGGAAATATTGCAGCCTCTGTAGAGGAGCAAGCAGCAACGACTAACGAAGTGACAAGAATTGTAACAGAATCAGCAGAAGGTGTTCGACAAATTAATGAAAACATCTCTCAAGTATCAGAAGCGGCTTCAGTTACTGGTAAAGACGCACTTAGCGCACAAGATGCAGCTAAGAAGCTTAGTTCTATGGCCGATCTTCTTCAAGGATATGTTGAGAAGCTAAAAGTAGATTAA
- a CDS encoding chemotaxis protein CheW, with protein MNEEEMKVVGQELEQLCGFKIGNGHYAISVLEVQEVIKPQHLTPVPLAPDYVKGLINLRGQIVTSISLRTLFGLPEKENEQEHMNIIVRSADSLYSLIVDEILDVMDIDKSTFETTPETLNPKIKKYISGVYKQDRNLLILLDFEKILNEN; from the coding sequence ATGAATGAAGAAGAAATGAAAGTGGTAGGTCAAGAACTAGAGCAACTGTGTGGTTTCAAAATTGGAAACGGTCACTATGCAATTTCTGTTCTCGAAGTACAAGAGGTGATTAAGCCTCAACATTTAACACCAGTTCCTCTCGCACCTGATTATGTCAAAGGACTAATCAATTTAAGAGGTCAAATTGTAACATCAATTTCGCTTAGAACACTCTTTGGATTACCTGAAAAAGAGAATGAACAAGAACATATGAATATTATTGTTCGTTCTGCGGACAGTCTTTATTCATTAATTGTCGATGAGATCCTCGATGTAATGGATATTGATAAGAGTACATTTGAAACAACTCCTGAGACTTTAAATCCAAAGATAAAGAAATATATCAGTGGTGTTTATAAACAAGATAGAAATTTATTAATTCTTTTAGATTTTGAAAAGATATTGAACGAAAACTAA